One Rhinoderma darwinii isolate aRhiDar2 chromosome 6, aRhiDar2.hap1, whole genome shotgun sequence DNA window includes the following coding sequences:
- the LOC142655436 gene encoding helix-loop-helix protein 13-like isoform X1 — MEDFGWYQESSSEEQLLSQLNSSDPNVSDNCNLDFDVSPGHLSPWLFTPQFSPDFQISMPDLDAEGRGPCEGQSYFGPTVKVYRHAANIRERRRMLSINSAFEELRGKVPTFPYEKRLSKIDTLRLAIAYIALLSDILDSGMEPKAYVDEFVRNGSQGSNGMIWNTSDLTARLSWIKWD; from the exons ATGGAGGATTTTGGGTGGTACCAAGAATCGTCAAGTGAAGAACAGTTGTTGAGTCAGTTAAACAGCAGTGACCCCAATGTATCGGACAACTGTAACTTGGATTTCGATGTCTCCCCAGGACATTTATCCCCGTGGCTTTTCACCCCTCAGTTCTCACCTGATTTTCAGATCTCTATGCCTGATCTTGATGCGGAGGGTAGAGGACCCTGTGAAGGACAAAGCTACTTTGGTCCTACAGTAAAGGTGTACAGGCACGCAGCTAACATTAGAGAGAGGCGGCGAATGCTGAGTATTAATTCTGCTTTTGAAGAGTTGCGTGGTAAAGTCCCAACTTTCCCTTATGAAAAACGGCTATCAAAAATTGACACCTTACGCCTGGCTATTGCCTATATTGCTTTATTAAGTGACATACTGGACTCAGGGATGGAACCCAAGGCCTATGTTGATGAATTTGTAAGAAACGGATCTCAAGGGTCTAATGGCATGATCTGGAACACAAGTG ATCTCACTGCCCGTCTGTCTTGGATTAAATGGGACTGA
- the ASB1 gene encoding ankyrin repeat and SOCS box protein 1, which produces MEEDDKGAERGVGGAPRVGRNLKAWLQDQYCDNDLEQCQDTLLHNAACVGDIDTLRTLLHEERFRRRINEKSVWCSGWLPCSPLRIAATAGQADCVAVLIEFGAQLELVDVKGQTPLFVAAENGHLDCVEVLLKAGADPNGSPHNRSSPIYHAARVGHADILQELIRYGADVDVDRQLSCGNGALPPRTLTSLTCTPLYISAAYDNLPCFRLLLQSGANPDYNSWSPVCEGNLARSSPSCLLEAVLRHGCDKQFVQLLIDFGANLSLLRREPSCEEHSRKKVNPEALQIFREAKCFPQTLSNLCRIAVRRALGKHRLYSISSLPIPHRVLRFLLYEQ; this is translated from the exons ATGGAAGAGGATGATAAAGGGGCAGAGCGGGGTGTTGGAGGGGCCCCCAGAGTGG GACGTAACCTGAAGGCCTGGCTTCAAGATCAGTACTGTGACAATGATTTAGAGCAATGCCAGGACACACTGTTACATAATGCAGCTTGTGTGGGAGACATTGATACTCTGAGGACCCTGTTGCATGAGGAACGGTTCCGGAG GCGTATAAATGAGAAGTCTGTGTGGTGCAGTGGTTGGCTTCCCTGCTCCCCACTCCGCATTGCTGCCACTGCTGGCCAGGCTGATTGTGTGGCAGTCCTTATTGAAtttggggcacagctggaactggTGGATGTTAAAGGTCAAACACCCCTGTTTGTAGCCGCAGAAAACGGACACCTGGACTGTGTAGAGGTTCTTCTGAAGGCTGGAGCAGACCCCAACGGAAGTCCGCATAATAGGAGCTCCCCGATATACCATGCTGCACGTGTAGGCCATGCTGATATACTACAAGAGCTAATCCG ATATGGTGCAGATGTGGATGTTGACCGTCAACTGTCATGTGGTAATGGTGCTTTACCTCCGCGAACTCTGACATCTTTAACTTGCACACCACTGTACATAAGTGCAGCCTACGACAACCTCCCGTGCTTCCGCCTCTTGCTTCAGTCTGGTGCCAATCCTGACTACAATAGTTGGAGCCCAGTGTGTGAGGGAAATCTTGCACGGTCATCTCCATCTTGCTTGCTTGAGGCAGTTCTGCGTCATGGTTGTGACAAGCAGTTTGTACAACTGCTTATTGACTTTGGAGCAAACCTGAGTCTTTTGCGCAGGGAACCAAGTTGTGAAGAGCACTCCAGAAAGAAAGTGAACCCTGAAGCCTTGCAAATCTTCAGAGAGGCAAAAT GCTTTCCACAAACTTTGTCTAATCTTTGTCGTATTGCTGTGAGGAGAGCACTTGGAAAAcacagactatattcaattagcaGCCTTCCTATTCCTCATCGTGTTTTACGTTTCCTTCTCTATGAGCAGTAA
- the LOC142655436 gene encoding heart- and neural crest derivatives-expressed protein 2-like isoform X2, producing the protein MEDFGWYQESSSEEQLLSQLNSSDPNVSDNCNLDFDVSPGHLSPWLFTPQFSPDFQISMPDLDAEGRGPCEGQSYFGPTVKVYRHAANIRERRRMLSINSAFEELRGKVPTFPYEKRLSKIDTLRLAIAYIALLSDILDSGMEPKAYVDEFVRNGSQGSNGMIWNTSVHIPDVSS; encoded by the exons ATGGAGGATTTTGGGTGGTACCAAGAATCGTCAAGTGAAGAACAGTTGTTGAGTCAGTTAAACAGCAGTGACCCCAATGTATCGGACAACTGTAACTTGGATTTCGATGTCTCCCCAGGACATTTATCCCCGTGGCTTTTCACCCCTCAGTTCTCACCTGATTTTCAGATCTCTATGCCTGATCTTGATGCGGAGGGTAGAGGACCCTGTGAAGGACAAAGCTACTTTGGTCCTACAGTAAAGGTGTACAGGCACGCAGCTAACATTAGAGAGAGGCGGCGAATGCTGAGTATTAATTCTGCTTTTGAAGAGTTGCGTGGTAAAGTCCCAACTTTCCCTTATGAAAAACGGCTATCAAAAATTGACACCTTACGCCTGGCTATTGCCTATATTGCTTTATTAAGTGACATACTGGACTCAGGGATGGAACCCAAGGCCTATGTTGATGAATTTGTAAGAAACGGATCTCAAGGGTCTAATGGCATGATCTGGAACACAAGTG TCCATATTCCAGATGTATCATCATGA